In the genome of Flavivirga spongiicola, one region contains:
- a CDS encoding dihydrolipoamide acetyltransferase family protein: protein MAKFELKLPKMGESVAEATITSWLKEVGDTIEMDEPVLEIATDKVDSEVPSEVDGVLVEKFFNADDVVQVGQVIAVIEIEGSGDSESVSSSEEEQHQEEVVEQVMETIAVAKETVESIISNGERFYSPLVKNIAKQEGVSQQELDAISGSGKDGRVTKNDILGYIENRGGTNQEPMTQNIETPVVQPISVEKPKTTTAPVVSNGEDEIVEMTRMGKIIAHHMVESVQTSAHVQSFIEADVTTIWNWRKKVKDGFMKREGENLTFTPIFMEAIAKALRDFPMMNISLQGDTIVKKKNINLGMAAALPDGNLIVPVIKNADQLNLVGMTKQVNDLANRARLNKLKPDDIQGGTYTVTNVGTFGSIMGTPIINQPQVGILALGAIRKVPAVIETPEGDFIGIRYKMFLSHSYDHRVVNGALGGQFVKAVKDYLEAWDSHREI, encoded by the coding sequence ATGGCAAAGTTTGAGCTTAAATTACCGAAAATGGGTGAAAGTGTTGCAGAGGCAACAATAACATCTTGGTTAAAGGAGGTTGGAGATACTATTGAAATGGATGAGCCTGTTTTAGAAATAGCAACAGATAAAGTGGATAGTGAGGTGCCAAGTGAGGTAGATGGTGTTTTAGTTGAGAAGTTTTTTAATGCAGATGATGTTGTTCAAGTTGGTCAAGTTATTGCCGTTATTGAAATAGAAGGTAGTGGTGATTCCGAATCTGTTTCTTCAAGTGAAGAAGAACAGCATCAAGAAGAAGTTGTTGAACAGGTCATGGAAACTATTGCAGTAGCTAAAGAAACGGTTGAATCTATAATTTCAAACGGTGAGCGGTTTTATTCACCGCTTGTTAAAAATATAGCGAAACAAGAAGGCGTTAGCCAACAAGAACTAGATGCTATTTCTGGCAGTGGAAAAGATGGACGCGTTACTAAAAATGATATTCTTGGTTATATAGAAAACAGAGGAGGAACTAACCAAGAACCTATGACGCAGAATATCGAAACCCCTGTTGTTCAACCTATATCTGTAGAAAAACCAAAAACAACCACAGCTCCAGTAGTTTCTAATGGAGAAGATGAGATTGTAGAAATGACCAGAATGGGCAAAATTATTGCACATCATATGGTTGAATCTGTGCAAACATCGGCACATGTACAAAGTTTTATTGAAGCCGATGTTACCACAATTTGGAATTGGAGAAAGAAAGTTAAGGACGGATTTATGAAGCGTGAAGGAGAGAATTTAACCTTTACACCAATTTTTATGGAAGCCATTGCTAAAGCACTTCGTGATTTTCCGATGATGAATATCTCTCTTCAAGGGGATACCATTGTGAAAAAGAAAAACATCAATTTAGGTATGGCAGCAGCTTTACCTGACGGTAATTTAATTGTGCCAGTTATAAAAAATGCTGATCAACTTAATTTAGTTGGTATGACGAAGCAAGTTAATGATTTGGCAAATAGAGCGCGATTAAATAAATTAAAACCAGACGATATTCAGGGTGGTACATATACTGTAACTAATGTTGGGACATTTGGTAGTATTATGGGGACTCCAATAATTAATCAACCACAAGTTGGTATTTTGGCACTTGGAGCTATTAGAAAGGTACCTGCAGTCATCGAAACTCCAGAAGGTGATTTTATAGGAATTCGTTATAAAATGTTCTTATCACATTCATACGACCATCGCGTTGTTAATGGTGCACTTGGAGGACAGTTTGTAAAAGCAGTAAAGGATTATCTGGAAGCTTGGGATAGTCATAGAGAAATATGA
- a CDS encoding 3'-5' exonuclease: MQLNLTKPICFFDLETTGVNISKDRIVEISILKVFPNGTEESKTWLVNPEMTIPKDVIEIHGITNEKVANEPTFKELAKEIYNMIKDSDLGGFNSNRFDIPLLAEEMLRADIDFDMKNCLAVDVQTIFHKMEQRTLSAAYKFYCDKNLDGAHSAEADTNATYEVLKAQIAKYDEVENNTKFLAEFSSRKKFADFAGFIAYNKEGVECFSFGKHKGKLVTEVLEKEPGYFGWLQNADFPLYTKKVLTSIKLRSLNNKLG, translated from the coding sequence ATGCAGCTAAATCTGACTAAACCCATTTGTTTTTTTGATCTTGAGACTACGGGAGTTAACATATCAAAAGATCGCATCGTTGAAATTTCTATTCTTAAAGTGTTCCCTAACGGAACAGAAGAAAGCAAAACGTGGCTGGTAAATCCAGAAATGACTATTCCAAAAGATGTTATTGAGATTCATGGTATTACCAATGAAAAAGTTGCAAACGAGCCAACATTTAAAGAACTCGCCAAAGAGATTTATAACATGATTAAAGATTCAGATTTAGGTGGATTTAATTCTAATAGGTTCGATATTCCTTTATTGGCAGAGGAAATGTTGCGTGCAGATATTGATTTCGATATGAAAAATTGTTTGGCTGTAGATGTGCAAACTATTTTTCATAAAATGGAACAACGTACTTTGAGTGCCGCATATAAATTTTATTGCGATAAAAATCTTGACGGCGCACATAGCGCAGAAGCAGATACTAATGCTACTTACGAGGTTTTAAAAGCACAAATTGCTAAATATGATGAGGTAGAAAATAATACTAAGTTTTTAGCTGAGTTTAGTTCAAGAAAAAAGTTTGCAGACTTTGCGGGTTTTATAGCGTATAATAAAGAGGGTGTTGAATGTTTTTCTTTTGGAAAGCATAAAGGTAAACTAGTCACAGAGGTATTAGAAAAAGAACCAGGATATTTTGGGTGGTTACAAAATGCAGATTTTCCTTTATACACCAAAAAAGTACTAACAAGTATTAAGCTTAGAAGTTTAAATAATAAATTAGGGTAA